The following are encoded together in the Panthera leo isolate Ple1 chromosome B4, P.leo_Ple1_pat1.1, whole genome shotgun sequence genome:
- the SGSM3 gene encoding small G protein signaling modulator 3 encodes MSGSHTPSASGPFSALTPSMWPQEILAKSTQKEESVEQPEFFYDEFGFRVDKEDGANPGSGRPSGVSLMEDPPQRLRWQAHLEFTHNHDVGDLTWDKIAVSLPRSEKLRSLVLAGIPHSMRPQLWMRLSGALQKKRNSELSYREMVKNSSNDETIAAKQIEKDLLRTMPSNVCFASVNSIGVPRLRRVLRALAWLYPEIGYCQGTGMVAACLLLFLEEEDAFWMMCAIIEDLLPASYFSTTLLGVQTDQRVLRHLIVQYLPRLDKLLQEHDIELSLITLHWFLTAFASVVHIKLLLRLWDLFFYEGSLVLFQTTLGMLRLKEEELIQSENSASIFNTLSDIPSQIEDAELLLGEAMRLAGSLTDVAVETQRRKHLAYLIADQGQLLGTSATTNLSQVVRRRTQRRKPGITSLLFGEDDLEALKAKNIKQTELVADLREAILRVARHFQCTDPKNCSVELSPDYSMESHQRDHENYVACSRGHRRRAKALLDFERHDDDELGFRKNDIITIISQKDEHCWVGELNGLRGWFPAKFVEVLDERSKEYSIAGDDAVTEGVTDLVRGTLCPALKALFEHGLKKPSLLGGACHPWLFIEEAAGREVERDFDSVYSRLVLCKTYRLDEDGKVLTPEELLYRAVQSVNVTHDAAHAQMDVKLRSLICVGLNEQVLHLWLEVLCSSLPTVEKWYQPWSFLRSPGWVQIKCELRVLCCFAFSLSQDWELPVKREEEKKPLKEGVQDMLVKHHLFSWDIDG; translated from the exons ATGTCAG GAAGCCACACACCTTCTGCCAGTGGCCCCTTCTCAGCCCTGACTCCAAGCATGTGGCCCCAGGAGATCTTGGCCAAGTCCACGCAG AAGGAAGAGTCAGTGGAGCAACCAGAGTTCTTCTACGATGAGTTCGGTTTCCGCGTGGACAAGGAAG ACGGTGCCAACCCCGGTTCCGGCAGGCCGTCAGGTGTGTCTCTGATGGAGGACCCTCCACAGAGACTGCGCTGGCAGGCCCACCTGGAGTTCACCCATAACCATGACGTGGGGGATCTCACGTGGGACAAGattgctgtctctctgccccgctcTGAGAAGCTTCGCTCCTTGGTGCTGGCGGGCATCCCACACAGCATGAGGCCACAG CTGTGGATGCGGCTCTCTGGGGCCCTGCAGAAGAAGAGGAATTCCGAGCTGTCCTACCGAGAGATGGTGAAGAACAGCTCCAACGATGAGACCATTGCTGCCAAACAG ATCGAGAAGGACCTGCTCCGCACCATGCCCAGCAACGTCTGCTTCGCCAGCGTGAACAGCATCGGGGTGCCCCGCCTGCGCAGGGTTCTCCGGGCGCTGGCCTGGCTCTACCCAGAGATCGGCTACTGCCAGGGCACGGGCATG GTGGCTGCCTGCCTTCTGCtgttcctggaggaggaggacgcTTTCTGGATGATGTGCGCCATCATCGAGGACTTGCTCCCCGCCTCCTACTTCAGCACCACCCTGCTGGGAGTCCAGACAGACCAGCGGGTCCTGCGCCACCTCATCGTCCAGTACCTGCCTCGCTTGGACAAGTTGCTCCAGGAGCACGACATCG AGTTGTCTCTGATCACGCTGCACTGGTTCCTCACGGCCTTCGCCAGCGTGGTGCACATCAAGCTGCTGCTGCGCCTCTGGGACCTGTTCTTCTACGAGGGCTCCCTGGTGCTGTTCCAGACCACGCTGGGCATGCTGCGGCTCAAG GAGGAGGAGCTGATCCAGTCCGAGAACTCGGCCTCCATCTTCAACACGCTGTCAGACATCCCTTCGCAGATTGAGGACGCGGAGCTGCTGCTGGGGGAGGCCATGCGGCTGGCTGGCTCCCTCACGGACGTGGCCGTGGAGACGCAGCGCCGCAAGCACCTGGCCTACCTCATTGCGGACCAGGGCCAACTCCTAGGGACCAGCGCCACCACCAACCTGTCACAG GTCGTGCGGCGCCGGACCCAGCGGAGGAAGCCTGGCATCACCTCCCTGCTCTTTG GGGAGGACGACCTGGAGGCGCTCAAGGCCAAGAACATCAAGCAGACGGAACTGGTGGCCGACCTCCGGGAAGCCATCCTGCGCGTTGCCCGCCATTTCCAGTGCACAGACCCCAAAAACTGTAGTGTG GAGCTGAGCCCGGACTACAGCATGGAGAGCCACCAGCGGGACCACGAGAACTATGTGGCATGCTCACGCGGCCACCGGCGCCGAGCCAAGGCCCTGCTGGACTTCGAGCGACACGACGACGATGAGCTGGGCTTCCGCAAGAACGACATCATCACG ATCATATCTCAGAAAGATGAGCACTGCTGGGTCGGGGAGCTGAACGGCCTGAGAG GCTGGTTTCCAGCCAAGTTTGTGGAAGTCCTGGATGAACGGAGCAAAGAG TACTCCATCGCGGGGGATGATGCTGTGACAGAGGGGGTCACGGACTTGGTTCGAGGGACCCTCTGCCCAGCTCTCAAGGCCCTGTTTGAACATGGGCTGAAGAAGCCGTCCCTGCTGGGAGGTGCCTGCCACCCTTGGCTGTTCATCGAGGAG GCAGCAGGCcgggaggtggagagagactTTGACTCGGTGTATTCACGCCTGGTGCTGTGTAAGACGTACAG GTTGGATGAAGATGGCAAAGTCTTGACCCCGGAGGAGCTGCTCTACCGG GCTGTGCAGTCTGTGAACGTGACCCATGACGCTGCACACGCACAGATGGATGTCAAGCTCCGTTCCCTCATCTGCGTGGGACTCAA CGAGCAGGTCTTGCACCTGTGGCTGGAGGTGCTCTGCTCCAGCCTGCCTACCGTGGAGAAGTGGTACCAGCCCTGGTCTTTCCTGCGCAGCCCTGGCTGGGTCCAGATCAAATGTGAGCTCCG cGTTCTGTGCTGCTTCGCCTTCAGCCTCTCGCAGGACTGGGAACTTCCTGTGAAGAGAGAG GAGGAGAAGAAGCCACTGAAGGAGGGTGTTCAGGACATGCTGGTGAAGCACCACCTGTTCAGCTGGGACATAGACGGGTGA